The following coding sequences are from one Anas acuta chromosome 15, bAnaAcu1.1, whole genome shotgun sequence window:
- the WDR24 gene encoding GATOR2 complex protein WDR24 yields the protein MPPAVPPGSEPASRRGVPASRPAMEKMSRSGAALGGAALSGRTMFCHLDAPANAISVCRDAAQVVVAGRNIFKIYGIEEEQFVEKLNLRVGRKPSLNFSCADVVWHQMDENLLATAATNGVVVTWNLGKPSRNKQDQLFTEHKRTVNKVCFHPTEVYMLLSGSQDGYMKCFDLRKKDSVSTFSGTSPAPHSVRDVQFSIRDYFTFAATFENGNVQLWDIRRPDRYERMFTAHNGPVFCCDWHPEDRGWLATGGRDKMVKVWDMNTTRAKEIYCVQTIASVARVKWRPECKHHIATCSMMVDHNIYVWDVRRPFIPSAMFEEHKDVTTGIVWRHLHDPYFLLSGSKDSTLYQHIFKDASQPIERANPEGLCYSLYGDLAFAAKESLISSDSNRKPYIGDRRHPIFFKRKLDPTEQFEYISSSSALSVFETDVESGSMDWFVHTAKQYALAGRPLAELCDHNAKVAKGLDRNQVAQTWTMLRIIYSSLGTVSSANLNHSMGKGSAALPLMNSFNLKDIPSGLGSESRLDRSKGESRTENILLDSSSTLINNEDNEETEGSDVPADYLLGDVEADEDDLYMMDHENPHAEEQEYSLPQEAFPLRHEIVDNPSALDHLQDKADSPHVSGNEAETVSLTPVESFSLISISHSLYENRLPSDFFNPIVRDTLLFYAEQGDVQTAVSVLIVLGDRIRKEIDEQTQEHWYTSYIDLLQRFQLWNISNEVIKLSTCRAINCLNQASTTLHINCSNCKRPMSNRGWICDRCRQCASMCAVCHHVVKGLFVWCQGCSHGGHLQHIMKWLETSSHCPAGCGHLCEYT from the exons CCCCGCGTCCCGGCCGGCCATGGAGAAGATGTCGCGGTCGGGCGCGGCGCTGGGCGGCGCGGCGCTGTCGGGGCGCACCATGTTCTGCCACCTGGACGCCCCCGCCAACGCCATCAGCGTGTGCCGCGACGCCGCCCAGGTGGTGGTGGCCGGCCGCAACATCTTCAAGATCTACGGCATCGAGGAGGAGCAGTTCGTGGAGAAGCTGAACCTGCGGGTGGGCCGCAAGCCCTCGCTCAACTTCAGCTGCGCCGACGTGGTGTGGCACCAGATGGACGAGAACCTGCTGGCCACGGCCGCCACCAACGGCGTGGTGGTCACCTGGAACCTGGGCAAGCCCTCGCGCAACAAGCAGGACCAGCTCTTCACCGAGCACAAGCGCACGGTCAACAAGGTCTGCTTCCACCCCACCGAGGTCTACATGCTGCTCAGCGGCTCACAGGACGGCTACATGAAGTGCTTCGACCTGCGCAAGAAGGACTCCGTCAGCACCTTCTCTGGTACGAGCCCGGCCCCTCATT CTGTGCGCGACGTCCAGTTCAGCATCCGCGACTACTTCACCTTCGCCGCCACCTTTGAGAACGGCAACGTGCAGCTGTGGGACATCCGCCGGCCCGACCGCTACGAGAGGATGTTCACGGCCCACAACGGCCCCGTCTTCTGCTGCGACTGGCACCCCGAGGACCG GGGCTGGCTGGCCACGGGCGGCCGGGATAAGATGGTGAAGGTGTGGGACATGAACACCACGCGGGCCAAGGAGATCTACTGCGTGCAGACCATCGCCTCCGTGGCCCGGGTGAAGTGGCGGCCGGAGTGCAAGCACCACATCGCCACCTGCTCCATGATGGTGGACCACAACATCTACGTCTGGGACGTGCGGCGCCCCTTCATCCCCTCGGCCATGTTCGAGGAGCACAAGGACGTCACCACGGGCATCGTCTGGCGCCACCTCCACGACCCCTACTTCCTCCTGTCCGGCTCCAAGGACAGCACCCTCTACCAGCACATCTTCAAGGACGCCAGCCAGCCCATCGAGCGCGCCAACCCCGAGGGGCTGTGCTACAGCCTCTACGGAGACCTGGCCTTCGCGGCCAAGGAGAGCCTCATCTCCTCCGACTCCAACCGCAAGCCCTACATCGGCGACCGCCGCCACCCCATCTTCTTCAAGCGCAAGCTGGACCCCACGGAGCAGTTCGAGTACATCTCCTCCTCCAGCGCCCTCAGCGTCTTCGAGACGGACGTGGAGAGCGGCAGCATGGACTGGTTCGTGCACACCGCCAAGCAGTACGCGCTGGCCGGCCGGCCGCTGGCCGAGCTCTGCGACCACAACGCCAAGGTGGCCAAGGGCTTGGACCGCAACCAG GTGGCTCAGACGTGGACGATGCTGCGCATCATCTACTCCAGCCTCGGCACCGTGTCGTCCGCTAACCTCAACCACAGCATGGGGAAAGGCAGCGCCGCCCTGCCCCTCATGAACAG CTTCAACCTGAAGGACATCCCCTCCGGCTTGGGCAGCGAGTCGAGGCTGGATCGCAGCAAAGGGGAAAGCCGCACGGAAAACATCCTGCTGGATTCCTCCTCCACGCTCATCAACAACGAAG ATAACGAGGAAACAGAGGGCAGCGATGTCCCTGCGGACTACCTGCTGGGGGACGTGGAAGCGGATGAGGACGACCTGTACATGATGGACCACGAGAACCCGCACG CCGAGGAGCAGGAATACAGCCTTCCCCAGGAGGCTTTCCCTCTGCGCCACGAAATTGTGGACAACCCGTCGGCCTTGGACCACCTGCAGGACAAGGCTGACTCCCCCCACGTCAGCGGCAACGAGGCGGAGACGGTGTCGCTGACCCCCGTGGAGTCCTTCTCGCTCATCTCCATCTCCCACTCGCTCTACGAGAACCGCCTGCCCTCCGATTTCTTCAACCCCATCGTGCGGGACACGCTGCTCTTCTACGCCGAGCAGGGGGACGTGCAGACGGCCGTGTCCGTGCTCATCGTGCTGGGCGACCGCATCCGCAAGGAGATCGACGAGCAGACCCAG GAGCACTGGTACACCTCCTACATCGACCTGCTGCAGCGCTTCCAGCTCTGGAACATCTCCAACGAGGTGATCAAGCTGAGCACCTGCCGCGCCATCAACTGCCTCAACCAAGCCTCCACCACCCTGCACATCAACTGCAGCAACTGCAAGAGGCCCATGAGCAACAGGGGCTGGATCTGCGACCG GTGCCGGCAGTGCGCCAGCATGTGCGCCGTGTGCCACCACGTGGTGAAGGGGCTCTTCGTCtggtgccagggctgcagccacggCGGCCACCTGCAGCACATCATGAAGTGGCTGGAGACCAGCTCCCACTGCCCCGCCGGCTGCGGCCACCTCTGCGAGTACACCTGA